The Argentina anserina chromosome 5, drPotAnse1.1, whole genome shotgun sequence genome includes the window TTATTGCAGCATCCTTCTCGCTGGAGCAAGATTTATAGTTTCCTTTGTCTCAGATTAGAAAAAAGCCAGACACGCATACACCAACAACAAAACAAGATAAGAAGATTCACAGTGGTTATCTGCAGCTACCATATTCGCTGGAACAACCTTTTCTACTGTATTAATTTGATTGTGTGGTTCTAGctccttttcattttctttttctttcaatctatTATCAACAAAACTCGAGATCTAGAGTACTTCACGTTTGCTTGCATTTGGTCTCTAGTTTTCTTTAAAGTTATTTTCCTTTACGTTGTGACATATCACATTATGTTTCAATcagaaaagaaatatatataatcagtgAGTAAGTAATTAGTTAACGTTCATCTCAAGATATCTACATTATTAATAACTCAAACAGGTTTTGTCAACCAACACGTATGTGAAAATACATTAATAATCCTAGACTATAAGTTAATTTAAATAAGCTTTTAATATATGGAGGATGTAATAGTAATTACGAAaataataaatgtaaaaaaaaaagtaagtaGTAGTTATTTGTAATAACTTCCATATCTTCATCCCCACTACTTCTattcttaaaaaaacaaaaaaaacaaaagaaaatcccACACACAATGTATCTATACTCTAATAATCGAAACATGCTTTGTCAACTAAAACACATGTGTAAATACATATAAGCTCCTACATCATAtattaattcaaaattatgtttaatattcaagggataaaaaagtaaaattaaaaaaaggttTTTTTTGCAAATAACTTCTATGTGTTGTAAGTCTGTAACCACCCCACTATCTCCTCACTATTACGTAGTAAATACCTATTTTTTATGGGGGAAAAAACATTTACCACCACACCCATCAAATGTGTATTGTTCTATATTCATTATTCAAGGTATGTTCTTGGCTTATTATTGGGTTCACAATCCAGATATCAACGCCTTTTGATTAATATTTGTGTTCTGATCGAGTTGTTTTCTAGCCATACCAAATCTAACACTCAGTTAAATTTTACTTCATAGAACTTTTCTTAAGTTTAATTTATGTATTGCAATTATCTACGATTTACACCATGATCATTTGAATTAGTATAATGAGTCGTTTTTTCTGAATCTCGATTCTAATTATATTCccttaatttataaattatttcaaatatTGGCTTGTTTCTTGCTAATTAAACATTATTTTAGATCTTTTTTGCTTCATTTAAATGTGTCATTCCTATGTCTTTGAATTAGCATCTAATAATTTCTACTAGAATTTCtctgttttatatatatattgatataccTTTTGCCCATAGGTTCCCGGTTTAGCTCTTTTCAGATTAGGGATAATGCCGCGATATAGTTGTCTCCAAACTGGTACACATTTCTGGAAAATTTTAGTATACGTTGATACATGTTATACAtttcacatccgacggtcaaCATTGTTTTGTGAATGAGgtcaaaaaataatatttgttaTCAACCGTCGGATGTAGAATGTATAACATGTATCAGATGTATAGCATGCATTAAATGTGTAGTAGCTTAACCCCACATTTCTTGATAAGTTTTCATGGTTTCAACAAATAATTGTGGTCTTGGAGCGAGCTTGGTACTACAAAACCCCGACCGTTTGTTCACTATCTTGTTCTATATACATCATAGATGCCCAAAACCCCGACCATTTCTATCTATTAATACTAGCCTTTATACACATGCATCGGGGACttatttttttcagtttttcataGAGGAAAAGTAGGATGTGGGAAGTTATGGGAAGTTACTGacagttttcagttttttaattttaatatattattttgttgattattgttaaattttatatatattaatagttGTTTTTAATTAACCTATAGTCTAGAGTTATTaacatattttcaaaattttttggttgacaaaATCTATTTGGATTATATTAATATAAATTATCCTATCATAAAGTGCAAGAGGTTTATTTCCTGTCAAACCAAGCTGGTTTATTCAAGTCAAAAATCTACCACAAAATCAAGTCAAGATTGTCGAGTTAATTTATGAATATGCGACTAGAAACTCACCTAGAACATATAGATAAGATTAATAACCAATATATATTGGATTTGTCAATAGTTTTGTTATACCGTTTTCTGCACATTATGTATGTACGTACGTATGGGGGACCAATTAACCATCGAACAAGAGCGACTTCTACTACATGCAAGTTGGAAAGCTTAGTTAGCTTGCTTGAAGTGTTTTAAGTAAGGTTGATGGATTTAGATTACTAACTATATATTGTGTCGGTAGCTGTTGTGCCTTTCTAGAACAGATCGAAGTCGATCCGATTTAAAACATAACCAGGGAGCTGGGTAAAACAATGGCAAATGCAAAGAGCAACCTTAAGGTTCTTGTAGTAGGTGGTTCTGGGTATATTGGGAGAAGGATTGTTGCGGCATGTCTAGCACAAGGCTACCCGACTTACGTCCTTCAAAGGCCGGCGACGGAGATTGGCCTTGATATTGAGAAACTACAAATGCTCTTATCTTTtaagaagcaaggggctcatCTCGTAGAGGGGTCATTTTCTGATATCCAAAGCCTTGTTGATGCCGTCAAACAAGTCGATGTTGTTATTTGCACCATGTCGGGGGTGCATTTCCGGAGTCACAACCTCCTTTTGCAGCTCAAGCTTGTTGAAGCCATCAAACAAGCTGGAAATGTTAAGGTATGCCTGATTAACTTAGATTAATTTTCTCTTAACTAATTATTAGTATTACTGCTAGTACATATGACTCATGCATAGCAACCCTTTCCCTTATACACAAGGTTAAGGACGTCGAATATATAATACGTATTGTTAGGTCAGAGTTCAAAGGAATAGCTAGGAACGTTTTGGAATTTTTGTTATGCAGGTTCTTACTCTACCCGCGCCGTATATATATCATTGGTTATTTTTCTCTATGTAGCGCTTCTTGCCATCAGAGTTCGGTATGGACCCGGCACGTATGGGAGATGCAATTGAACCCGGAAGAGTAACATTTGATGAGAAAATGGTCGTGAGAAAAGCAATAGAAGGTGCTAAAATCCCCTTCACTTATGTGTGTGGCACTTGCTTCGCCGGTTACTTTGCTGGAAACCTCTCGCAGATGGGAACACTTTTGCCTCCTAAGGATAAAGTCCTTATATATGGAGATGGAAACACTAAAGGTAAAGTTCCATCTTAGTGTTTCTAATATATTGCTGATTTAACTACCGGAATTAACTATTTCAACTTCCTATTAACACGAATGATATTTGATAAATTGATGAGAATTCGATTTTATATTATATGACGGCATGTAACCGAAAATTCGTCTGAATATTAGTTGTTGTGCATGCATTCAGTATCCATCACAGACGAAGATGATATCGCGACCTATACAATCAAGACGATAGATGATTCATGAACTTTGAACAAAACATTGTACCTTCTTCCACCTGAAAACCTAATCACTCAAGGACAACTGGTGGAGATCTGGGAAAATCTCATCGGGAAGGAACTAGCGAAAAACTTCCTTTCTAAAGAAGACATTCTTGCCTCTATGAAAGGTAAGAGTACTGGCGTGATTGCAAGGTAGTTTGAAAGTTAATTGTGTGAATATCAACATGCATGGTGATATaaatgagaaattattatatatatacccgcACATATTCTACGTGGTGTACAtatttaatgttattggtccattttttactgtgattgttttttattaattattatatgtaaataaacttttacTATTTTCACCACGTgcatattaattatattatgaCGTAATATTATTGATTTggtacaccacatgacagtgtgacgtggtgtggcgggTACACGGAATAATTACACTGTTATAAATTATTCTGAAGTCTTAGGGTTACAGAGCTTTGTTTGGCCTCACAAGCAAAAGTAGTAATTtcattttggatattgttttcCGACACGCATTTTTTACATATTCTCGAGTACGTAAATTCGACCAACACGGAAGACATGCTTGTAGCTAGCTATTTGGGCACTTCCTTGAAGATGAGCAGTTTGGAATTTACTAGTCTGTGAAGATATATGGGATTACCTGCTGACCTGACATGTAGTGGCGGATCCTTTAAGGGGCGCGAGGGGGTTATGGCCCTGCGGCAATTAAAAATTTGTCATTTAATTATGGTATAATTACACATAATTATAGCATATTTGATGATAAATATGATATAATTACATAGAATTATGATTTAATTGCTATAATTATGATATAGTTGTATGCACTAATGGTATATTTGACTTCTAAATATGGTATAATTGTGTAATTATTAGTatttaaatcaaaattttatacTAAATTGGCCCCCTCTAAAAATTTTAGCCCATCCGGCATTTGGTTCCTGACATGTATACATTTTACTCCTTCTAATCTTTGAAGTAATACAGATCtgtatatttgttttttaGGTATGGAATATGCAGGCCAGGTCGGGGTGGGACATTTCTATCATATTTACTATGGAGGCTGTTTGACAAACTTCGACATaggggaggaaggagaagaagctTCAAAGCTTTATCCAGATGTGAAATACACACGCATGGATGAATACTTGAAGATTTATGCATGAGACTGAAATATACGTCTCTACGATTGATAAAAGCTATCTTATATTATGTATatgaaacatatatacatataggaCTACCAATTAGGCACGGTAGTATGTAAAATTGTGATCGAAAAGTTTCCTCCCATAATTAACCAAAAATAAGGGGATTTCATAGTGAAAaggcattatatatatagtttttcgATATGAGATACTTTGTCACGTAACCTGACCTTATATGGAGTTATTGAAAGTtcaattatatttattatttaaaagacTCAGATATTTCAAGTCGGAAGTTCAGAAATTTAGTCACAGAGAATCGAAACGTAGTTGAGATCACAGCCACTCGTGAGATTACTTCCCCCAATTTCACGTTTGACTCCACCGAGTCGGAGCCCATCGTCATCTCTCTCGATTACAGGtcaatttctctctctctccccaatTTATTCATCATCATTTCCAATGTCATGCTGTGTGGAATTCTCAGCCATGATTCAAGAAAACCATAACTTTTCCTTCCTCACTCCTTCAATTTCCGCAATGGCCAACATGTGTTCGACGTATGTCCTCTGTGAACCCATACCGCCGTGATTTTCTGATACCCAATTCATGTTGGCATTTGCTGCAGGAATCCTtctgatataaaaaaaaatttcgaaACTCTCTTCGAAGTTGAAGCCGGTCGGGAACATAAGGAGAGAGAGGGTGAAATGGGAGCCCAAAGGCTATCTGGAATGCAGAGACAAGTACTTGGTCTATACAGAGGCTTCTTGCGGGCCGCTCGTTCCAAATCTGCCCGAGATCGCCGCAAGATTGAGTCACTTGTGTCGAGTGAGTTCCGCAGCAATGCCAAGAATGTAGACCGCAAGAATTTCCTTTACATTGAGTACTTGCTTCGCCGCGGACAGAAGCAGCTTGATCAGCTCAAGAGCCCCGATACGATTGGATTATCGGCCCTGAATGTGAGTTATTCTGAAACAAAACATCCTACGCATTGAACTATAAGTTTGATATTCGATTCGTCTTTATGAAAGAGTCATGTAGGAAAAGAAATACTTGATCTGAGCCACTATTGAGAAGTTCTAAACTGTGCAATATTGATGACCATGGTCTTCTGAGGCAATGTGTATTGGTTACGTTTGTTATCATAATAATATCTTAGAGTAGCTTTATTCATACTCCGGTGcctgtttcttttttcttttttctttttcaatttcaCATCGTGGTTAGAATGTAGACGAGAACAGTGGCCTTATAGTGATTTAATATGAGCTGGTACATAAAGCCTGATTACTAGACGCAATTTGATGGGAATGGTAAACAAAGACTCTACTTGCTCAGTTGTGTAGATAGTTGCATGTAAACAACAACTTTAAAAAGT containing:
- the LOC126794693 gene encoding isoflavone reductase homolog, which codes for MANAKSNLKVLVVGGSGYIGRRIVAACLAQGYPTYVLQRPATEIGLDIEKLQMLLSFKKQGAHLVEGSFSDIQSLVDAVKQVDVVICTMSGVHFRSHNLLLQLKLVEAIKQAGNVKRFLPSEFGMDPARMGDAIEPGRVTFDEKMVVRKAIEGAKIPFTYVCGTCFAGYFAGNLSQMGTLLPPKDKVLIYGDGNTKVSITDEDDIATYTIKTIDDS
- the LOC126794696 gene encoding succinate dehydrogenase assembly factor 1, mitochondrial, which gives rise to MGAQRLSGMQRQVLGLYRGFLRAARSKSARDRRKIESLVSSEFRSNAKNVDRKNFLYIEYLLRRGQKQLDQLKSPDTIGLSALNVSYSETKHPTH